Within the Miscanthus floridulus cultivar M001 chromosome 17, ASM1932011v1, whole genome shotgun sequence genome, the region GTGTCCTTGGTCTTGCCCTGCACATTGAGTAATGTGCcaagaatgttttcacatatgtttttctcTATGTGCATCACATCGAGATTATGTGGAAGCTTCAAATGTTTCCAATATGGCAATCTCCACAACCCAACTTTGCGGCTATAAATCCTTGGACCCTCGTTGCGCTTCCTTTTATTTCCAATAATTTTAGGATGCTTCCCTGGCCTGACATCATTCACCTTCTCTagctcctctaggacctcctccaagtGAACTTGCCTAGCTGATCTTTGTTTTCACGCTTACCATTGAAAGCCAAGCTTCTCCGCCATGCATGTGTCCTTGGAAGGTAACGACGATGTCCAATGTAACATATTTTACTCCTTATTGCCCGAGACAACGGATCCTTGTCGCAATGAATACATGCATAATACCCTTTTGTTGTTCGCCCTGATAACGTGCTCAACGCTGGAAAATCATGTATACACCATAGCACGGCAGCACGAAGGTTAAACTTCCAACCAGTACATGCATCGTAGGTACTGACACCCTTCCATAGATCGAGCAGTTCTTCAATTAGGGGCTCAAGGAACAAATCAAAATCCTTTCCTAGAGATTTTGGACCTGGGATGAGTAAAGACATAAAGCAGTTTGCTGGATTCATGCATTCCCATGGTGGGAGATTCAGCGGTGTTAGAAGCACTGGCCACATACTGTACTATGTACTCatgttgccaaatggattgaatccATCGGTAGCTAAGGCAAGCCTCAGGTTCCTCGAATCATCTGCAAAGGTTGGTTCCCTTGTGTCGAACTCCTTCCATGCTTCTCCATCAGCTGGATGGTTCATTACATTGTCGACTGGCGTCCTCGTTTTCTTGTGCCATTGTGTTTCCTCAGAAGTGCGCTTTGAAGCAAAAATTCTTTTCAACCTTGGCAAAAGTGGAAAATGTCTCAATACCTTGTCTCGAACCCGCTTGTTCCCAGTTTCATCTTGCCATCTAgacgccttgcatactgggcacacATTCTCTTTATAATACCTCTTCCAAAACAACACACAATTGTTCTTGCATACATGGATGTTTTCAAAGCCAAGGCCCAGTTCTCCAAGATATTTCTTGGCCTCATCATATGATTTTGTCAACTCACTCTGAGGGTATCCTGATGACAACAACTTTAGCATTGTGGAAAATGTTGTATTGCTAATTCGATAACGAGACTTGATATACAACATCCTCACCAGAAAAGAGAATTTTGAATGGCTAGATCCCGGGCTAAGTGACTTCTTCGCATCTTCAAGGACTCTTGCAAACCTTGGTTGTTCTCCATCAGCCTCTGCCGTAGCATACAGATCTCCTATCATCTCTGGTACTCCGTGatcctcatcataatcatcatcggCCACATCCACATGTATCACAAAGTCATGATCACTTCCTTCGACCTCCTGCTCCAAATTTTCAACTACTACAGTATCTGCCGactccccatgatgaatccacctggTGTATGCAACTGACATTCCATAAATGTGTATATGGTCATTTACATCATCCTGAGGCCGTAAACTTTGATTAAGACATTTGCTGCACGGACAAAGTATGTGGCTGTCTTCGGGGTATCTTTcactaacaaatttcatgaactcttcaactcctttcacatatgcaggtgtgaattgtgtcccataaaTCCAGCTTCTATCCATCTGTTTTGAGAGTAAAATAAACCTTGCACTCAGTCCTAAAATTAGATTAAACTCAACAAAATTCAAAAACACATccaacacatgcatatatataaagaAATTCAAAAACAAATCAAACCTTGTACTGCTCCATCCCAAGCACCGGCGCTGCTCTGTCCCACGATCACCGGCGCTCCTCTGTCCCACGCAAACCGCCATAGCCCTGTCCCACGCAGGTCGCCGCTGCCCGCCGCTGCTCTCCTTGCCCCACGATCGCCGGCGTTGCTCTGACCGCCCCACGATCGTTGACGCTGGTGCACTGACCCAcgcgcgccgccgctgctctgtcCCACGAGCGCTATATATATAGTTTGCTGTGATTGTGAATGAATTGAAAAAAATATGAATGATTACTATTTACCTTTAGGGCCTCAGCGCCTCGCCTCGCCTGGGTCTGGGTGCCTCACTGCCGTCAGGTCAGTTCATCACGCTCAACGCGATACGCGGCCGATAGGGCATCAGGGCGATAGGAGACATCGAGTCGAGACTTGGGATCGCAGCAATCTGGGAGACAAAACAACGTCCATCCAGCAGCCAGCAAATCATTTTCTATTGGGCTAATAGGCTTGCTAATGGGCGATGTTGCTATTGGGCCAAGGCTTCTGTGCTTATTGCTTAGCTATACGTTTACAAATAGAAAAACATGCGTGCCTTTATCACAAAACGGCAAGTGCTCCAGTGGTAACGCACCAACATGTCTAACAGCAAGTCGCGGGTTCGAATCTCCCTACGTGCgctattttttggcaaaaaaaagggaGGCGGAAGGATGCAGGATCAACTAGACCGTGTGGGCCATGCTGCCCCACTTGTTTGCCGCCACGTCCTCAGGCTGAGACCCGCTGGTGGGACCGCATCACCACATCTTCGAGGTTGGGACCCAATGCTGGGACCACATTGCCACGTCCTcaaggtgggacctgctggtggGACCACGGTGCCACGTCCTTGAGGTGGTACACGAGCCAAACGATCTATGACGAtttagttttgttgttttatgacGATTCTTTTGTTTTCGTCATTATTCTTCGTGCCAAAGCTCCGTCACTTGTTACTTATGACGAAGCTAGAAATTTCATCATAGAAAGCGCTTGTTCTGTGACGAAATTTGTAAGCGTCTCGACTGAatcgtcattgatgaacacatttctagtagtgAGAGGAAATAATGACTCACCAATGCGCGTTTTATGCACGACGCCTTGCGAGAGTTCACAACAGCCACCTCCTCTTCTGGCACTGCCTTCACCTTACCTCTACGCTAGCGTCAACTTCTTTGATGTCCTCCACCGAGTTCTTCGACATCTCGGTGCGGTTCGGCTCTGCTCGAATAGTAATTGTTTGTATTTCAGGGTTTCATGGTtttgtgttatgttgaattgttGACTTCTTGTAATTGAATTATAGATTTAGATTAAGTTCTTACAATATTATAGTTTACTTATTGCACCAAGTATTGTcctattttattatttttgtctTTCTTTCTTGCATAAAGGAGGTAGTGTGCACTTGATTTCTTTTACCTATTGCCTTATCTTTTACTCTTATCACTTGTCTCTACCATGCAAGACATTTTCATTGTGGTGTACCGATTGTTCATGTTGGCATCGTGGTATTGATGCTTGATGGGAATGGTCTCCGACAACTAGTTCGATCCTAGGCCAGGTGTTGTTATCCTGTCACCTATCTACATAGCAACACTATGGCTGACCCCCAACATGAAGAAGGTGTACGTTGAGCTCTATGCGACAACGAAGAGGACAGCAAGAAGGGACAGTGATCTGAGCACCAAATTACTAGCATATGAGAAATAAGCCAATGAGGGGTAAATTTTAGTTAATATTTGTAGTTGTAGTGTTTGGTGACTTAGTAAGTTGGTAGTAGCATAGCATGCACCTGTTATCTTTCCACCACCACCTAATAGTTAATCAAACAGGAACAACTTTGGAGTGGATTTCT harbors:
- the LOC136515461 gene encoding uncharacterized protein, whose protein sequence is MDRSWIYGTQFTPAYVKGVEEFMKFVSERYPEDSHILCPCSKCLNQSLRPQDDVNDHIHIYGMSVAYTRWIHHGESADTVVVENLEQEVEGSDHDFVIHVDVADDDYDEDHGVPEMIGDLYATAEADGEQPRFARVLEDAKKSLSPGSSHSKFSFLVRMLYIKSRYRISNTTFSTMLKLLSSGYPQSELTKSYDEAKKYLGELGLGFENIHVCKNNCVLFWKRYYKENVCPVCKASRWQDETGNKRVRDKVLRHFPLLPRLKRIFASKRTSEETQWHKKTRTPVDNVMNHPADGEAWKEFDTREPTFADDSRNLRLALATDGFNPFGNMSPKSLGKDFDLFLEPLIEELLDLWKGGKTKDTTNARLDLHDMGIRPELHLQQHGNSVTAPPAPYVLGKDQKIEFCKFLKGIKFPDGYAANLARYISEDGSKVQGKLKTHSCHILLQRIIPAGLRGLVRKDVYEAVAELGTFFRELCSRNLRIDVVKRLKEEIPLILCKLEKIFPLAFFDVLVHLAVHLPDEALLRGPIQYGWMYPIERRLGTLKNFVRNRARPEGSIAEAYMASDTLTFCSRYMEDIDNRFNHDDGSDGEMPLPDDISVFKHGVTLVGSNRSQYIDDVDLNKSLFFILQSACSAVRSASTAQNPWGSGAGLMRQKRDCARVLTNPLE